One window from the genome of Salvia miltiorrhiza cultivar Shanhuang (shh) chromosome 7, IMPLAD_Smil_shh, whole genome shotgun sequence encodes:
- the LOC130995418 gene encoding calvin cycle protein CP12-1, chloroplastic-like, translating to MAAISRVNITTTPENLISKPTDSSKSHLFRLSLPTTPWRRCTARRMYIRPVAAVPDKLSGKVEESIKNAQEACSEDPVSGECKAAWDEVEELSAAASHARDRQKEADPLENYCKDNPETDECRTYDD from the coding sequence ATGGCAGCAATCTCAAGAGTGAACATCACAACCACCCCAGAAAACTTGATCTCCAAACCAACAGATTCATCAAAATCTCACCTCTTCAGACTTTCATTGCCAACCACCCCATGGAGGAGGTGCACCGCCCGCCGGATGTACATCCGGCCGGTGGCAGCCGTCCCCGACAAGCTGTCCGGGAAGGTGGAGGAAAGCATCAAGAATGCACAGGAGGCCTGCTCGGAGGACCCCGTCAGCGGCGAATGCAAGGCCGCGTGGGACGAGGTGGAGGAGCTGAGCGCGGCGGCCAGCCATGCTAGGGACAGGCAGAAGGAAGCTGATCCATTGGAGAACTACTGCAAGGATAATCCAGAGACAGATGAGTGCAGAACTTATGATGACTAA
- the LOC130995419 gene encoding DELLA protein GAIP-like — protein sequence MANMVFPSFQLNESDHDLRDHETIWRTKQDHCGDMDEAAFMDLFSSQENASCDAMQGMNMVGVEPPRSESSKDVREKQRLRRPRGEDDTKMKNRLSMEEILMVAGEKFIQFSTNRIDGISMLIHPYGSSITGLCLDDERDVEIMHSLLSAAENVGLKQLETAARLVARCQQMASESGTPVQRLASYFYAALQQKISRELYGVAVSRRKADVDDHKGLALGTNNAFLASHQQLPFSQVTEFVGMQAVIEQVRGCGKVHLIDLQIRSGIQWTALMQGLTDSPLQRLRITAVGTADQTYMEETGSRLQSFAESLNLPLLFEVVYLQGMDAFNEDLFNIEPDETVAVYSMLMLRSMISKPKSLETVMKGIARMRPAVMVVSEVEANHNSPSFIDRFTEALLFYSAYFDCLEECMERRSEYRAVLEGRFFGEGITNIVGAEEEERVTRNVKLGVWRKYFTRFGMTEMALSDSSKYQASLVLEQFGKGRCCDLVFDGKGLIVGWKGTPIQSVTAWKFS from the coding sequence ATGGCGAACATGGTGTTCCCCTCTTTCCAACTCAACGAGAGCGATCATGATCTTCGTGATCACGAAACAATTTGGAGGACCAAACAAGACCACTGTGGTGACATGGATGAGGCCGCGTTCATGGACTTGTTTTCCTCTCAAGAAAACGCCTCTTGTGATGCGATGCAGGGGATGAACATGGTTGGCGTGGAGCCACCAAGATCAGAATCGAGCAAAGATGTGAGGGAAAAGCAGAGATTGAGGAGGCCTAGAGGAGAAGATGATACAAAGATGAAGAACAGGTTGTCAATGGAGGAGATCTTGATGGTTGCTGGGGAGAAATTCATCCAATTCTCCACCAACAGAATTGATGGCATATCTATGCTGATCCACCCTTATGGCTCTTCAATCACAGGCCTTTGCTTAGACGATGAAAGAGACGTGGAGATCATGCACAGCCTCCTCTCCGCAGCAGAGAATGTGGGGCTGAAGCAGCTCGAAACTGCAGCCAGGCTCGTTGCTCGTTGCCAGCAGATGGCGTCTGAATCAGGCACCCCCGTGCAGCGCCTTGCCTCCTACTTCTATGCAGCTCTCCAGCAAAAGATCAGCAGAGAGTTATATGGTGTGGCCGTGAGCCGGAGGAAAGCAGACGTTGATGATCATAAAGGGCTAGCATTAGGCACAAACAACGCGTTCTTGGCCTCACACCAGCAGCTTCCCTTCAGCCAAGTCACGGAGTTTGTAGGAATGCAGGCCGTTATAGAGCAAGTGAGAGGGTGTGGGAAGGTCCATCTGATTGACCTCCAGATCAGGAGTGGGATCCAGTGGACGGCCCTGATGCAAGGGCTGACGGACTCCCCGTTGCAGCGCCTCAGAATAACTGCAGTAGGCACAGCTGATCAAACATACATGGAGGAAACAGGCAGCAGGCTGCAGAGCTTTGCAGAGTCATTGAACCTGCCCTTGTTGTTCGAGGTGGTGTATTTGCAAGGGATGGATGCATTCAACGAGGATCTCTTCAACATAGAACCCGACGAGACCGTTGCAGTCTACTCCATGCTGATGCTGAGGTCCATGATATCAAAGCCCAAGTCACTAGAGACGGTGATGAAGGGCATTGCAAGAATGAGGCCGGCGGTGATGGTGGTGAGCGAGGTGGAGGCGAACCACAACTCGCCGTCGTTCATAGACCGTTTCACGGAGGCCCTGCTGTTCTACAGCGCCTACTTTGACTGCCTGGAGGAGTGCATGGAGAGGAGGAGCGAGTACAGGGCGGTTCTCGAAGGGCGTTTCTTCGGGGAAGGGATCACCAACATAGTGGGAGCAGAGGAGGAGGAGAGGGTGACTCGGAATGTGAAGCTTGGTGTGTGGAGGAAGTACTTTACGCGGTTTGGGATGACGGAGATGGCGTTGAGTGATTCGTCCAAGTATCAGGCTAGTCTGGTGTTGGAGCAGTTTGGGAAGGGGAGGTGTTGTGATCTTGTGTTTGATGGGAAGGGCTTGATTGTGGGATGGAAAGGGACACCAATTCAGTCTGTCACAGCTTGGAAGTTCTCATAG
- the LOC130995417 gene encoding bZIP transcription factor 53, giving the protein MASKQLPTSPGSDCDERKRKRKLSNRESARRSRMKKQQRLDELIGEEGRIKEENKKLSQMIDTTAQLHLNVASNNNVLRAQIAELTDRLRSLNSVLQIASEVSGLVIDIPDIPDALLEPWQLPCPIQSAPASVDMFQC; this is encoded by the coding sequence ATGGCTTCAAAACAATTGCCAACGAGCCCCGGCTCTGATTGTGATGAAAGGAAGAGGAAGCGGAAGCTGTCTAATCGTGAATCAGCGCGTAGGTCTCGGATGAAGAAGCAGCAACGCTTGGATGAGCTGATTGGAGAGGAGGGCCGGATAAAGGAGGAGAACAAGAAGCTGAGTCAGATGATTGATACTACTGCTCAGCTGCACTTAAACGTTGCGTCCAACAATAATGTGCTGAGGGCTCAGATTGCTGAACTCACTGACCGCCTCAGGTCGCTCAATTCTGTACTTCAGATTGCCTCCGAGGTGAGCGGCCTTGTGATTGATATTCCAGACATCCCGGATGCCTTGCTCGAGCCGTGGCAGCTGCCTTGCCCGATTCAGTCTGCCCCTGCTTCTGTTGATATGTTCCAATGCTGA
- the LOC130995422 gene encoding receptor-like protein kinase ANXUR2 → MPKFSRSCFHAAMVVKYYNHAIINLLLSLATIFLISHTSHAQDRPLILNCGSPSSAKDADGRFWDPDDKFLAADTKFVIARADVQDPSLPSEVPYMTARIFQSEAKYQFPLKDSTSRTMLRLHFYPSSYPNFNISNSYFAVVAGGVTLLSNFSAYISAEALSQAYFIKEFFLAPSQSATLDVTFKPSGPQSFAFVNGIEVMPVPAIFNSDPALAGTVGAGMDATGATTVPISDSSMETMFRLNVGGRYISPVNDSDGLMRSWYDDSVYVYSAAVGVAMGANRSITYKTMPSYMAPLDVYSSYRSMGAYKDVNKKTNLTWVFQVDPNFMYMLRFHWCDSEMTRPNQRVFDVFINNRSAQYDVDVFGMTMATATPVKKDYVARVSDSSSELWVALRPTESVRSEFADVLLNGLEVFKLSDVAKANLAGPNPSLSDMMRKYRDGKTSFASDASAVSTVIITGAAGGACAVGLAFVVCVLVYQRKRRDPKAEGTTTWLPISWNSTSTSTTIKSSMSSRSQGGTTISSDAACNCRYFSLTEIKSATKNFDESNVIGVGGFGKVYKGVVDGHTMVAVKRSNPSSDQGINEFQTEIEMLSRLRHRHLVSLIGFCEDNGEMILVYDYMGQGTLREHLYKGNKIVLSWKQRLEICIGAARGLHYLHTGAKYTIIHRDVKTTNILLDDKWVAKMSDFGLSKTGPDMNKGHVSTVVKGSFGYLDPEYFRRQQLTEKSDVYSFGVVLFEVLCARPALNPSLPKEQVSLADWALRCARNGTLEEIIDPQLQGKMSQESLKKFMETAEKCLADHGTDRPSMGDVLWNLEFALQLHENPDHKKSHSTTTDSVDFQGQIDQNSIMAMHRSILNLEDDDDDDDEEARKHKKESDNPDEIFSQIVNPTGR, encoded by the coding sequence ATGCCAAAATTTTCTCGCTCATGTTTTCACGCAGCCATGGTTGTTAAATATTATAATCATGCCATTATTAATCTCCTTCTGTCTCTAGCAACCATTTTCCTTATCTCTCACACATCACACGCACAGGACAGACCTTTAATTCTCAATTGTGGCTCCCCAAGCTCTGCCAAAGATGCCGACGGTCGCTTCTGGGATCCCGATGACAAATTCTTGGCTGCCGACACAAAATTCGTCATCGCGAGAGCCGATGTTCAAGACCCTTCATTGCCGTCCGAGGTTCCGTATATGACTGCCAGGATCTTCCAATCTGAAGCCAAGTACCAATTCCCCCTCAAAGATTCAACCTCCCGAACTATGCTGCGCCTTCATTTCTACCCATCATCCTACCCTAATTTCAACATTTCCAACTCCTATTTCGCTGTCGTTGCCGGGGGCGTGACGCTGCTGAGCAATTTCAGCGCCTACATATCAGCAGAGGCACTATCTCAAGCATATTTCATCAAGGAATTCTTCTTGGCGCCGTCACAATCTGCGACACTTGATGTCACGTTTAAGCCATCTGGTCCACAATCTTTTGCATTTGTGAATGGGATTGAAGTCATGCCGGTTCCTGCAATCTTTAATTCAGATCCGGCACTTGCCGGCACCGTGGGGGCGGGCATGGACGCGACAGGAGCGACAACGGTGCCAATCAGCGATAGCAGCATGGAGACAATGTTCAGGTTGAATGTAGGCGGGCGGTATATCTCACCGGTGAATGATTCGGATGGACTGATGCGGAGTTGGTACGATGATAGTGTTTACGTCTACAGTGCGGCCGTAGGAGTTGCTATGGGAGCCAATAGGAGCATCACTTATAAAACCATGCCTTCTTATATGGCCCCACTTGATGTCTACTCCAGTTATAGGTCAATGGGGGCATACAAAGATGTGAACAAGAAAACTAATCTCACATGGGTTTTCCAAGTTGATCCCAATTTCATGTACATGTTGAGGTTCCATTGGTGTGACTCCGAGATGACAAGGCCCAACCAGAGGGTCTTCGATGTCTTCATCAATAATAGAAGCGCCCAATACGACGTAGACGTGTTTGGCATGACCATGGCAACAGCCACCCCCGTGAAGAAGGACTATGTAGCTCGAGTCAGCGACTCTAGCTCTGAGCTGTGGGTGGCATTGCGCCCCACGGAGTCCGTGAGATCAGAGTTCGCCGACGTTCTACTTAATGGGCTAGAAGTTTTCAAGTTGAGTGACGTGGCCAAGGCAAACTTGGCCGGCCCCAATCCTAGCCTCTCTGACATGATGAGGAAGTATCGAGATGGCAAGACGTCATTTGCCTCGGACGCATCTGCTGTTTCCACGGTGATCATCACCGGGGCGGCAGGCGGAGCCTGCGCAGTCGGGTTGGCTTTCGTTGTGTGTGTCTTGGTTTACCAAAGGAAGCGAAGGGACCCAAAAGCAGAGGGCACCACCACGTGGCTGCCTATTTCTTGGAACTCCACATCGACCTCCACCACCATTAAATCCTCCATGTCGAGCAGAAGCCAGGGCGGCACCACCATTTCATCGGACGCGGCGTGCAATTGTCGCTACTTCAGCCTGACAGAGATCAAGAGCGCCACCAAGAACTTCGACGAGTCCAACGTCATAGGCGTGGGGGGCTTCGGCAAGGTCTACAAAGGCGTGGTCGATGGCCACACAATGGTCGCCGTAAAGCGATCCAACCCTTCTTCCGACCAGGGCATAAACGAGTTTCAGACAGAAATAGAGATGTTGTCGAGGCTTAGACACCGACATTTAGTCTCCCTAATCGGATTTTGTGAAGACAACGGAGAGATGATCCTCGTGTACGATTACATGGGGCAAGGGACACTAAGGGAACATCTCTACAAGGGCAATAAAATCGTTCTATCATGGAAACAACGCCTAGAGATATGCATAGGAGCAGCCAGAGGCCTGCACTACCTCCACACCGGAGCTAAATACACCATCATTCATAGAGACGTCAAGACCACAAACATTCTCCTCGACGACAAATGGGTCGCCAAGATGTCTGATTTCGGCCTCTCCAAGACCGGCCCAGACATGAACAAGGGCCACGTTAGCACTGTGGTTAAAGGCAGCTTCGGATATTTAGACCCTGAGTATTTCCGCCGGCAACAACTCACTGAAAAATCTGATGTCTACTCATTCGGTGTTGTGCTGTTCGAGGTCCTATGCGCCCGCCCTGCCCTAAACCCTAGCTTGCCTAAGGAACAAGTCAGCCTCGCCGATTGGGCGCTGCGGTGTGCGAGAAACGGCACGCTTGAAGAAATCATCGATCCACAACTACAAGGAAAAATGAGCCAAGAGAGCTTGAAGAAATTCATGGAAACCGCAGAGAAATGCTTGGCCGATCACGGCACAGACCGCCCCTCCATGGGCGATGTATTGTGGAATCTGGAGTTCGCTCTACAGCTACATGAAAATCCCGACCACAAAAAGAGTCATTCCACTACCACAGACAGCGTAGATTTCCAAGGACAGATCGATCAAAATAGCATCATGGCTATGCATAGAAGCATTCTGAATCTTGAAGACGATGACGACGACGATGATGAAGAAGCAAGGAAACACAAGAAAGAGAGTGATAATCCAGATGAGATTTTCTCACAGATTGTCAACCCTACGGGCCGTTGA
- the LOC130995420 gene encoding ATP-dependent Clp protease proteolytic subunit 5, chloroplastic, translated as MAHSCVSSSSLRFNTSSLSLSSPNPFSSSSSSAKIVSLPFQPLRSRKLKNSNLRSSPAKAMYTPEFYAPERNSRHGIWSIRDDLHIPSSPYFPAYAQGGQGPPPMVQERFMSVISQLFQYRIIRCGGAVDDDMANIIVAQLLYLDAVDPTKDIVMYVNSPGGSVTAGMAIFDTMRHIRPDVSTVCVGLAASMGAFLLSGGTKGKRYSLPNSRIMIHQPLGGAQGGQTDIDIQANEMLHHKANLNGYLAYHTGQSLEKINQDTDRDFFMSAKEAKEYGLIDSVILNPLKALQPLAAVAE; from the exons ATGGCGCATTCATGCGTCTCGTCTTCTTCTCTCAGATTCAACACGTCCtcgctttctctctcttcaccaAACCcattttcttcctcttcttcctccGCCAAAATCGTATCTCTTCCCTTCCAACCCCTCCGTTCCAG GAAGCTGAAGAATTCTAACCTCCGGAGTTCGCCGGCGAAGGCTATGTACACTCCAGAGTTTTATGCCCCGGAGAGGAACTCACGCCATGGTATTTGGTCGATTAG GGATGATTTACATATCCCATCATCGCCGTACTTCCCAGCTTATGCTCAAGGTGGGCAGGGCCCGCCTCCAATGGTCCAAGAACGTTTTATGAGCGTTATTAGCCAACTTTTCCAATAT CGGATAATACGATGTGGTGGAGCCGTTGATGATGACATGGCGAACATCATTGTTGCTCAGTTGCTGTATCTTGATGCTGTTGATCCTACTAAG GATATAGTCATGTATGTGAACTCTCCAGGTGGATCAGTTACAGCTG GAATGGCTATCTTTGATACCATGAGGCACATAAGGCCTGACGTTTCAACCGTATGTGTTGGGCTTGCAGCTAG TATGGGAGCTTTTCTACTAAGTGGTGGTACTAAAG GAAAAAGATATAGCCTTCCTAACTCAAGGATAATGATCCATCAGCCCCTTGGTGGAGCACAGGGTGGGCAGACCGATATTGATATTCAG GCAAATGAAATGTTGCATCACAAAGCAAACTTAAATGGATACTTGGCGTACCACACTGGTCAAAGCCTAGAGAAGATCAACCAAGACACAGATCGCGACTTTTTCATGAGTGCTAAAGAAGCCAAAGAGTATGGTCTCATAGATAGCGTCATCTTGAACCCGCTCAAAGCCCTCCAGCCGCTTGCAGCTGTAGCAGAATAA
- the LOC130993867 gene encoding uncharacterized protein LOC130993867: MQLFSSVAGILLLSFAAEKCRELGGDDHPWRNRGERFTFTDCFDMGVGTAACLLKELIKLYLYYVRAIYVQRVRSEAAHKALTANLSQGQGFDDAVAAAREEGEAAARRAKRHVRHVMGPVLSAAWDLFETLYVGGTAAEGIVRSVGTLGGAYGGGIAGEGRMGWVGFVGGSQVGGWAGGRIGLMVYDVWNGVRLLLHRMHLFKH, encoded by the exons ATGCAGCTGTTCTCCTCCGTCGCCGGAATTCTTCTCCTCAGCTTCGCCG CCGAGAAATGCCGGGAGCTGGGCGGCGACGATCATCCATGGCGGAATCGAGGAGAGAGATTCACGTTCACCGATTGCTTCGACATGGGCGTGGGCACCGCCGCCTGCCTGCTCAAGGAACTCATCAAGCTCTATCTCTACTACGTCCGAGCCATCTACGTCCAGAGAGTCAGATCCGAGGCGGCGCACAAAGCTCTCACGGCCAACTTGTCCCAAGGGCAGGGCTTCGACGACGCGGTGGCGGCAGCGCGTGAGGAGGGAGAGGCGGCGGCCAGGCGGGCGAAGCGGCACGTGAGGCACGTGATGGGGCCCGTGCTCTCCGCCGCCTGGGACTTGTTCGAGACCTTGTACGTGGGCGGCACCGCCGCGGAGGGGATCGTTCGGTCCGTGGGGACGTTGGGCGGCGCTTACGGCGGCGGGATAGCGGGAGAAGGGAGgatggggtgggtggggttcGTGGGGGGGAGCCAGGTGGGGGGGTGGGCGGGAGGGAGGATTGGGCTCATGGTGTATGATGTGTGGAATGGTGTTCGATTATTGCTTCATCGCATGCATCTCTTTAAACAttag
- the LOC130993868 gene encoding uncharacterized protein LOC130993868 → MELNSLQYVEENAAATRVRCAASTIIEAVRQPFQILTTTLLSLLLPLSFLLLARLATAHYLLAVSDDHPPPSLITSYFLYSQNPTILHLIVSIISVSSLSNALTGKTTFLSRAAAEPLTRRRVYVAWVFLVVLQVCVGVGIEGSIAAGVEGSSFGQEGSFVCRMVFFFGLHQTMLSWWRTVVKPVVDDTIFGGLRAEGRLEKAVVGLSYGGLWWWRLREEVEALVVVAEVKREMMMGVGVVDFVAWWLYYVTVTVGMVRMVRGFISALLIFTRTTHTRPNDDKV, encoded by the coding sequence ATGGAGCTCAATTCATTACAATATGTTGAAGAAAATGCCGCCGCCACCAGAGTCcgttgcgccgcctccaccaTCATTGAAGCCGTGAGGCAGCCATTTCAAATTCTGACCACCACCCTGCTGAGCCTCCTCCTCCCCCTGTCGTTCCTCCTCCTGGCCCGCCTCGCCACGGCCCACTACCTCCTGGCCGTGTCGGACGACCACCCGCCGCCCTCCCTCATCACCTCATATTTCTTATACTCCCAAAATCCCACAATCCTCCACTTAATAGTTTCAATCATCAGCGTCTCATCCCTCTCCAATGCACTAACCGGGAAAACCACGTTCCTGAGCCGGGCGGCGGCGGAGCCCCTGACGCGGCGGCGGGTGTACGTTGCATGGGTGTTTCTGGTGGTTCTGCAGGTGTGCGTGGGAGTAGGGATCGAAGGCAGCATCGCGGCGGGGGTGGAGGGGTCGAGTTTCGGGCAGGAGGGCAGCTTCGTATGCCGAATGGTGTTCTTCTTCGGGCTGCATCAGACCATGCTGTCGTGGTGGCGGACGGTGGTGAAGCCGGTGGTGGACGACACCATATTCGGGGGGTTGAGGGCGGAGGGGCGCCTCGAGAAGGCGGTGGTGGGGCTGAGCTACGGGGGGCTGTGGTGGTGGCGGCTGAGGGAGGAGGTGGAGGcgctggtggtggtggcggaggtgAAGAGGGAGATGATGATGGGGGTTGGGGTCGTGGATTTCGTTGCCTGGTGGTTGTATTACGTCACCGTCACGGTTGGGATGGTTAGAATGGTCAGAGGATTCATTTCCGCGCTTCTCATCTTCACACGTACGACTCACACCCGGCCTAATGATGACAAGGTTTGA